In a single window of the Nitrospirota bacterium genome:
- a CDS encoding zinc dependent phospholipase C family protein has product MPGSYAHITLVNEASEKRRLKKMAGFPIEAIDAAGLHAKFLELGCISPDYPYLDITSADSKKWADAMHYAHTGQAIFIGAELVRALPAGIPKDKCLAWLMGYTAHVVTDMCIHPVVELKVGPYKGNETPHRRCEMHQDAYIFSRMGTGMPQTAQHIRSTILKCGDQNDPECLDPDVKNLWEELLRKVHPEIFNSDMPDLDKWHKRCYNILEQLLPTSGRLIGFARHACNRNGLLYPTPEEIEMGEYIDNLRVPSNAGRQEMHMHYDMIFDWATEQVQKVWLNVTQYALGESDSLPFYKDEWDLDTGRNKSASAAPLVFWEVA; this is encoded by the coding sequence ATGCCCGGTAGCTATGCACACATTACTCTTGTAAATGAGGCATCTGAGAAAAGACGCCTTAAGAAGATGGCTGGATTTCCAATTGAGGCAATCGATGCTGCAGGCCTCCATGCCAAGTTTCTGGAACTGGGATGCATCAGTCCCGACTATCCCTATCTGGACATTACTTCAGCAGATTCTAAAAAGTGGGCTGACGCCATGCACTATGCCCATACAGGTCAGGCTATATTTATAGGTGCTGAGCTTGTTCGTGCTCTTCCGGCCGGTATTCCAAAGGATAAGTGCCTGGCCTGGCTCATGGGCTACACTGCCCATGTGGTGACCGATATGTGTATTCATCCTGTTGTTGAGCTTAAAGTGGGACCATACAAGGGAAATGAAACGCCTCATAGGCGCTGTGAGATGCATCAGGATGCCTACATATTCAGTCGAATGGGTACCGGGATGCCCCAGACCGCTCAGCATATCAGATCTACGATACTTAAATGCGGAGATCAGAACGACCCTGAGTGTTTAGACCCAGATGTCAAAAACCTATGGGAGGAACTTCTCAGGAAGGTTCACCCCGAAATCTTTAATAGTGATATGCCTGACCTGGATAAATGGCATAAGCGGTGTTACAACATTCTGGAGCAGCTTCTGCCTACATCCGGCCGGCTAATTGGCTTTGCACGGCATGCCTGTAATAGAAATGGTCTCCTATATCCTACCCCTGAGGAGATAGAGATGGGAGAGTATATCGACAATCTCAGGGTGCCATCAAACGCAGGCCGCCAGGAGATGCATATGCATTACGACATGATATTCGATTGGGCGACTGAGCAGGTCCAGAAGGTTTGGCTAAATGTCACTCAATATGCCTTGGGAGAATCGGATTCATTACCCTTCTATAAAGATGAATGGGACCTTGATACAGGAAGAAACAAGAGTGCCTCAGCAGCGCCTCTTGTGTTCTGGGAGGTGGCTTGA
- a CDS encoding response regulator, producing MKKILIVDDDEHVRAFVKALFVREDFITTDASCGVSAIKNFESNQPDVVIIDHDMPHMSGVEVLKELKKIAPDLPVVMFTGSGNEALGEAAIRAGASDFIRKPADNNVIIAAVQKALGSSGIPMDHRTA from the coding sequence TTGAAGAAGATTCTGATTGTAGACGATGATGAGCATGTTCGGGCCTTTGTTAAGGCTCTATTTGTGAGAGAAGATTTTATTACTACTGACGCTTCCTGTGGCGTAAGCGCAATCAAGAATTTCGAGTCCAATCAACCGGATGTCGTCATCATCGATCATGACATGCCGCACATGAGTGGGGTAGAGGTCCTGAAGGAACTCAAGAAAATAGCCCCTGATCTGCCGGTTGTCATGTTCACCGGATCGGGTAATGAGGCATTAGGCGAAGCAGCAATCCGCGCAGGAGCCTCTGATTTTATTCGTAAGCCCGCTGATAACAATGTCATTATAGCTGCTGTCCAAAAAGCCTTGGGAAGTTCAGGCATACCTATGGATCATCGCACGGCATGA
- a CDS encoding transposase, protein MIDTIKGRIGSNRGGVYVKKEDRRLVGLIQKLHMASDCSYGSPRITRDLRETGERCNKKRVARLIKQEGLRAKSWI, encoded by the coding sequence TTGATAGACACAATTAAAGGTAGAATTGGAAGCAACAGAGGAGGTGTCTATGTCAAAAAAGAAGATCGGCGACTGGTCGGCTTAATTCAGAAACTTCATATGGCAAGCGATTGTTCCTATGGCAGCCCCCGAATAACAAGGGATCTGCGGGAGACAGGGGAGCGTTGCAACAAGAAGCGAGTTGCAAGACTGATAAAGCAGGAAGGGTTAAGAGCCAAGAGTTGGATATAA
- a CDS encoding DEAD/DEAH box helicase family protein, with protein MDNRFFEHPILNSPYEYPVRHWELDASGQPTQEIIENRRLAEFITPIPKPRKRKSASEQQQMVFDEGKGLSTQKQQYDTTSIINALRGHVDKWRSIQNPNNWQVTPETSRLLQHWRHHPFSGIRPFFCQVEAVETAIWLTEVAPNEKAGKGFLEHLVNASNDANPDLIRLALKLATGAGKTTVMAMLIAWQTINAVRKPNSKRFTRGFLVVTPGLTIRDRLRVLQPNDPDSYYQSRELVPGDMLADLERAKIVITNYHAFKLRERMELSKGGRSLLQGRGEELNTLETEGQMLQRVMPGLMGLKNIMVLNDEAHHCYREKPNHEDEAEELKGDDRKEAEKNNEAARLWISGLEIVSRKLGLNRIIDLSATPFFLSGSGYAEGTLFPWTMSDFSLMDAIECGIVKLPRVPVADNIPGGDMPKFRNLWEHIRKRMPKKGRGKSNALDPLSIPVELQTALEALYGHYEKTYTLWQQSGIKVPPCFIVVCNNTSTSKLIYDYISGFQRENEDGSTVLENGRLPLFRNFDEHGNQIARPRTLLIDSEQLESGDALDDNFRKMAEDEISRFRREIIERTGDVRQAENLTDQELLREVMNTVGKQNRLGESIRCVVSVSMLTEGWDANTVTHVLGVRAFGTQLLCEQVIGRALRRQSYDLNEDGPDIGLFNVEYADVLGIPFDFTAKPVISPPQPPRETIHVKAVRPERDPFEIRFPRVAGYRVELPEERLTAEFNDDSVLELTPDIVGPSITKNAGIIGEDVDLSLKHLEDMRRSTLLFHITQRLLYTKWRDPGEEAKLHLFGQLKRITKQWLDTCLVCKGGTYPAQLIYQELADMACERITAGITRSELGKRPIKAVLDPYNPAGSTSYVNFNTSKMSRWETDARRCHINWIILDSDWEAEFCRVAESHPKVKAYVKNHNLGLEVPYRFGSETRRYLPDFIVLVDDGHGENDLLHLIVEIKGYRREDAKEKKSTMDVYWVPGVNNLKSYGRWAFAEFTEVYQIETDFAKKVEAEFDKMLEKQCSNE; from the coding sequence TTGGATAATCGTTTTTTCGAGCATCCTATCCTCAATTCTCCATACGAATATCCCGTTCGTCACTGGGAACTTGACGCCAGTGGTCAGCCGACGCAGGAAATTATCGAGAACCGCCGCCTCGCAGAGTTCATCACTCCCATACCCAAGCCAAGAAAGCGCAAGAGTGCCAGCGAACAGCAGCAGATGGTCTTTGATGAGGGCAAAGGGCTCTCGACCCAAAAGCAGCAGTACGACACTACCTCAATAATCAATGCGCTTCGCGGGCATGTTGACAAGTGGCGCAGCATACAAAATCCAAATAACTGGCAGGTTACGCCCGAGACCTCCCGGCTTCTTCAACACTGGCGGCATCATCCGTTCAGCGGCATACGGCCTTTCTTCTGTCAGGTCGAGGCCGTAGAGACAGCCATCTGGCTGACTGAGGTCGCACCGAATGAAAAGGCCGGTAAGGGTTTTCTTGAGCATCTGGTCAACGCCAGCAACGACGCAAACCCGGACTTGATACGACTGGCACTGAAACTGGCTACCGGTGCCGGCAAGACAACTGTCATGGCCATGCTGATTGCCTGGCAGACGATCAATGCTGTGCGTAAACCCAACAGCAAGAGGTTTACACGGGGATTTCTGGTCGTCACTCCTGGACTGACTATCCGCGATCGCCTGCGAGTGCTTCAGCCGAACGATCCGGACAGCTATTACCAGAGCCGGGAACTTGTCCCTGGCGATATGCTTGCCGATCTTGAACGGGCAAAGATCGTCATCACAAACTACCATGCCTTCAAGCTTCGCGAACGGATGGAGTTATCAAAAGGTGGGCGCTCTCTCCTGCAGGGCCGTGGTGAGGAGCTCAATACCCTTGAAACAGAAGGCCAGATGCTGCAACGGGTCATGCCTGGCCTGATGGGTCTCAAAAACATCATGGTGCTTAACGACGAAGCCCACCACTGCTACCGCGAAAAGCCCAACCACGAAGATGAAGCAGAAGAGTTGAAAGGCGATGACAGGAAGGAAGCAGAAAAGAACAATGAGGCTGCCCGTCTCTGGATCTCCGGCCTTGAGATTGTGAGCCGAAAACTTGGGTTGAATCGTATTATCGATCTATCGGCAACGCCATTTTTCCTGAGCGGTTCCGGCTATGCCGAAGGCACACTCTTTCCCTGGACAATGAGCGACTTTTCGCTGATGGATGCCATCGAGTGCGGGATCGTCAAGCTGCCCCGCGTACCGGTTGCCGACAATATTCCCGGCGGTGACATGCCTAAGTTCCGCAACCTTTGGGAGCATATCCGCAAGCGCATGCCGAAGAAGGGCCGGGGAAAGTCCAATGCCCTTGATCCTCTGAGCATTCCTGTAGAACTCCAGACCGCGCTGGAGGCACTCTATGGCCACTACGAAAAGACCTATACCCTGTGGCAGCAGAGCGGCATCAAGGTACCGCCCTGTTTTATTGTCGTATGCAACAATACCTCAACATCAAAACTTATCTACGACTACATATCAGGCTTCCAGAGGGAAAATGAAGACGGGTCTACTGTTCTGGAGAACGGTCGTCTTCCCCTGTTCCGCAATTTCGACGAGCATGGCAACCAGATCGCCCGGCCTCGCACACTGCTGATAGACAGCGAGCAGCTCGAATCAGGGGATGCTCTGGACGATAACTTCCGAAAAATGGCGGAAGATGAGATCAGCCGCTTCAGGCGCGAGATCATCGAACGCACCGGTGACGTTAGGCAGGCAGAGAACCTCACTGATCAGGAACTATTGCGGGAAGTAATGAACACCGTAGGTAAGCAGAACCGCCTTGGCGAATCAATCCGATGTGTTGTATCTGTTTCAATGCTCACCGAGGGTTGGGACGCCAACACTGTTACCCATGTTCTCGGTGTTCGCGCCTTCGGCACCCAGCTTCTGTGCGAGCAGGTCATTGGTCGCGCCCTGCGCCGCCAGTCATATGACCTTAATGAGGACGGACCTGACATTGGTCTGTTCAATGTTGAATATGCGGACGTGCTCGGCATTCCTTTTGACTTCACTGCCAAGCCTGTTATCTCGCCCCCGCAGCCGCCGCGTGAGACCATCCATGTCAAGGCCGTTCGCCCAGAACGCGATCCATTCGAAATCAGGTTCCCGCGTGTTGCAGGCTATCGTGTAGAGCTCCCCGAAGAAAGGCTGACTGCCGAATTCAATGACGACTCTGTGCTGGAACTGACACCGGATATTGTGGGTCCCTCAATTACCAAGAATGCAGGAATCATCGGAGAGGATGTTGATCTCAGCCTGAAGCATCTGGAAGATATGCGCCGCTCCACGCTGCTGTTCCATATTACTCAGCGCCTTCTTTACACCAAATGGCGCGACCCGGGCGAGGAGGCAAAGCTGCACCTGTTTGGCCAGCTCAAGCGGATCACCAAGCAATGGCTCGACACCTGTCTGGTCTGTAAAGGCGGCACCTATCCTGCGCAGCTCATATATCAGGAACTGGCTGACATGGCCTGTGAGCGGATTACTGCAGGCATTACCCGTTCAGAATTAGGCAAGCGTCCCATCAAGGCAGTTCTCGACCCCTATAACCCTGCCGGTTCCACCAGCTACGTAAACTTCAATACATCGAAAATGAGTCGTTGGGAGACAGACGCCAGACGCTGCCACATCAACTGGATTATCCTCGACAGTGACTGGGAGGCTGAATTCTGCAGAGTTGCCGAATCCCATCCCAAGGTTAAGGCCTACGTCAAGAACCACAATCTCGGGCTGGAAGTTCCATATCGCTTTGGTTCCGAGACGCGCAGATATTTGCCTGACTTTATCGTGCTGGTGGATGATGGCCACGGAGAGAATGATCTGCTGCACCTTATTGTCGAAATTAAGGGCTACAGACGAGAGGATGCCAAGGAGAAGAAGTCTACGATGGATGTCTATTGGGTTCCTGGTGTGAATAACCTGAAGAGTTACGGGCGCTGGGCCTTTGCCGAGTTTACCGAGGTGTATCAGATCGAGACGGACTTTGCAAAAAAGGTAGAAGCTGAATTTGATAAGATGCTTGAAAAGCAGTGTTCAAATGAATGA
- a CDS encoding DUF1016 family protein: protein MNEIKNNMTFTSLIGSIRQIHDELAAQASRAVNVSLTIRNWLIGCYIEEYELHGADRAKYGDRLLLSLSAELEKLNVSSCGKRQLYQYLRFYQTYPQIVRSLPAQLQYLAPHGMVDVQEKVQSTTALFQIDPQMLLQRLSYTHIEQLIAIDNDTKRAFYEIESLQGNWSVRELKRQIHSLYYERSGLSFDKKKLSELTRQETESAKSQLTIRDPYIFEFLGLKPKEVMSESHLEDQLIDKIEEFLLELGHGFCFEARQKRILIGDEYFFVDLVFYHRILKCHVLVEMKLERFSQENIGQLNTYVSWYRKNMMTEGDNPPVGMLLCTDKNHALAEYALAGMDNNLFVSKYQLELPKKEDMQRFIEEQLKSEE, encoded by the coding sequence ATGAATGAAATCAAAAATAATATGACATTTACCTCTCTGATCGGCTCAATCCGACAGATTCATGATGAACTCGCCGCTCAGGCGAGCCGGGCGGTGAATGTCAGTCTTACGATACGCAACTGGCTGATCGGGTGCTACATAGAGGAATATGAGCTGCACGGTGCAGATAGGGCTAAGTATGGGGATCGGCTTTTGTTGAGTTTGTCGGCTGAGCTGGAAAAACTTAACGTAAGCTCATGCGGGAAACGGCAACTCTATCAATATCTTAGATTTTATCAGACCTATCCTCAGATTGTGCGGTCACTGCCCGCACAATTACAGTATCTTGCCCCACATGGCATGGTAGATGTACAGGAAAAAGTGCAGTCAACAACCGCACTTTTCCAAATTGATCCTCAGATGCTTCTGCAGCGGCTTTCCTATACGCATATCGAGCAACTGATTGCCATCGATAATGACACTAAACGCGCATTCTACGAAATCGAATCTCTCCAGGGCAACTGGTCGGTAAGGGAGCTGAAACGCCAGATTCACAGCCTTTATTATGAACGTTCCGGTCTCTCCTTCGATAAAAAGAAGCTGTCTGAATTAACAAGACAGGAAACTGAATCAGCGAAGTCACAGCTTACTATACGCGATCCCTACATATTTGAGTTTCTGGGATTAAAGCCGAAAGAGGTGATGAGTGAATCCCATCTGGAGGACCAGCTGATTGACAAGATCGAAGAGTTCCTTCTGGAGCTGGGCCACGGCTTCTGTTTTGAGGCCCGACAGAAACGCATCCTTATCGGCGACGAGTATTTTTTTGTTGATCTGGTCTTTTATCACCGTATCCTCAAATGCCACGTTTTGGTGGAGATGAAGCTGGAGAGATTTAGCCAGGAAAACATCGGCCAGCTCAACACCTATGTGAGTTGGTATCGAAAAAATATGATGACCGAGGGAGACAATCCTCCCGTGGGCATGCTGCTCTGCACAGACAAAAATCATGCCCTGGCTGAGTATGCCTTGGCTGGAATGGATAATAATCTCTTTGTATCCAAATATCAGCTGGAGCTGCCAAAGAAAGAAGATATGCAGCGGTTTATTGAGGAACAGTTGAAGAGTGAGGAATGA
- a CDS encoding site-specific DNA-methyltransferase, with amino-acid sequence MAKKPAKNKLTVETLKHEDATRKNIPTAEHQSVMHDVEMNPIRVAYERRNRDLDPQLVWRGKDEQDWSDLIVHAPPLYIQEKVQPKVLIDDLMRRSQTEAKAAASQVDLFSDFNGLPSESAKTEFYQHDAHWANRMILGDSLQVMASMAEREGLRGKVQMIYFDPPYGIKFNSNFQWSTTSRDVKDGNVDHITREPEQVKAFRDTWRDGIHSYLTYLRDRLTVARDLLTNSGSIFVQIGDENLHRVRAVIEEVFGDENFCRVITIRKTAGDTTGILTSQADYILWAAKDKSQVKYRALFLEKEVGFGAGDQYDKKLSLINRSVRRLTSEEKLRPGLIDKEWAIYRTADLRRQGFSNTATINIDFEGRQFHPGVTRQWKTPISGLQRLNKSDRLELVGNTLEYRRYFDDWQVTDLTNIWLDAGGSGFGDQKIYVVQTIVRVIQRCILMTTDPGDLVLDPTCGSGTTAYVAEQWGRRWITIDTSRVALALARARIMGARYSYYLLADSPEGQYKEAEVTRSVPSNQPTRGDIRQGFVYERVPHITLRSIANNTEIDVIWEKFQGILDPLREQLNKALNKKWEEWEIPREADEKWSEKAKTLYAHWWEQRIGRQKEIDASIAAKAEFEYLYDKPYDDKKKVRVAGPFTVESLSPHRVLTVGADDELIDTVSESKDSYGGERDFVQMILENLKTAGVQQAHKEDKITFTSLAPWPGDMVCAEGRYEESGSEKRAAIFIGPEFGTVSRPDLVAAAREAGDAGFDVLIACAFNYDAHSSEFDKLGRIPVLKARMNADLHMADDLKNTGKGNLFVIFGEPDIDILDAEDEQIKVKVNGVDVFHPNTGEVRSDGAEGIACWFIDTDYNEESFFVRHAYFLGANDPYKALKTTLKAEINEDAWATLNSDTSRPFDKPKTGRIAVKVINHLGDEVMKVFRV; translated from the coding sequence ATGGCAAAGAAACCAGCGAAAAACAAACTGACCGTCGAAACCCTCAAGCATGAGGATGCGACGCGTAAAAATATTCCCACTGCAGAGCATCAGTCGGTCATGCACGATGTCGAAATGAACCCTATCCGCGTAGCCTATGAGCGGCGAAACCGCGATCTTGACCCGCAATTGGTCTGGAGAGGCAAGGATGAGCAGGACTGGTCTGATCTGATAGTTCATGCCCCACCGCTCTATATACAAGAGAAGGTGCAGCCGAAGGTGTTGATAGACGATCTGATGCGCCGCAGCCAGACAGAGGCAAAAGCTGCCGCATCCCAGGTTGACCTCTTCTCTGACTTCAATGGACTGCCGAGCGAAAGCGCAAAGACCGAGTTCTATCAGCACGATGCTCACTGGGCCAATCGTATGATTCTTGGTGACAGCCTGCAAGTTATGGCGTCTATGGCTGAGAGGGAAGGCCTGCGCGGCAAGGTGCAGATGATCTATTTTGATCCGCCCTATGGCATCAAATTCAACTCCAACTTTCAGTGGTCAACCACCAGCCGGGATGTGAAGGACGGCAACGTTGATCATATAACCCGCGAACCGGAACAGGTGAAGGCGTTCCGGGATACCTGGCGGGATGGGATTCATTCGTATCTCACCTATTTGCGGGATCGGCTGACTGTAGCGCGGGATTTACTGACTAATTCAGGATCTATCTTTGTGCAGATTGGGGATGAAAACCTCCATAGAGTTAGGGCAGTGATCGAGGAAGTATTTGGTGATGAGAACTTCTGCCGCGTCATTACTATTCGAAAAACCGCTGGAGATACAACAGGGATTCTTACATCTCAAGCCGACTATATACTTTGGGCGGCTAAGGATAAATCCCAAGTAAAATATCGTGCTCTTTTTCTCGAAAAGGAGGTTGGTTTCGGTGCTGGTGACCAGTACGACAAAAAACTTTCATTAATAAACCGTAGTGTTAGACGACTGACAAGCGAAGAGAAACTGCGACCTGGACTAATTGACAAAGAATGGGCAATATATCGAACAGCAGACCTAAGACGCCAAGGCTTTAGTAACACGGCTACGATCAACATTGATTTTGAGGGCCGGCAATTTCACCCTGGTGTAACTCGCCAATGGAAGACACCAATCTCTGGCTTGCAACGCCTTAACAAAAGTGATCGGTTGGAATTGGTTGGCAACACATTAGAGTACCGACGTTATTTCGATGACTGGCAGGTTACCGATCTAACGAATATTTGGCTTGACGCTGGCGGCAGTGGATTTGGCGACCAGAAAATTTATGTTGTTCAAACAATTGTGCGTGTTATACAACGCTGTATCCTCATGACAACTGATCCCGGTGACCTTGTACTCGATCCCACCTGTGGCTCTGGAACAACAGCTTATGTCGCTGAACAATGGGGTCGTCGCTGGATTACCATTGACACGTCTCGCGTCGCGCTTGCACTTGCTCGTGCCCGCATCATGGGGGCACGTTATTCATATTATCTCCTTGCCGACTCGCCTGAGGGACAATACAAAGAGGCTGAGGTCACTCGCTCTGTCCCATCAAACCAGCCTACGCGAGGTGATATCAGGCAGGGCTTCGTGTACGAGCGGGTACCTCACATTACTCTCAGGTCCATCGCTAACAATACAGAGATAGACGTTATCTGGGAGAAGTTTCAGGGAATCTTGGACCCGCTGCGCGAGCAGCTCAATAAGGCGCTTAACAAGAAATGGGAAGAATGGGAAATCCCTCGCGAAGCAGATGAGAAATGGTCAGAAAAGGCGAAGACACTGTATGCCCACTGGTGGGAGCAGCGTATAGGTCGGCAGAAGGAAATCGACGCTTCCATTGCTGCGAAGGCTGAGTTCGAGTATCTTTACGATAAACCATACGATGACAAGAAAAAGGTCCGCGTTGCCGGGCCGTTTACTGTGGAAAGTCTGTCACCTCACCGCGTACTGACTGTCGGCGCTGACGACGAGCTGATTGATACAGTGAGCGAATCAAAGGATAGCTACGGTGGAGAACGAGACTTCGTCCAGATGATTCTTGAAAACCTCAAGACCGCTGGCGTGCAGCAGGCACACAAGGAAGACAAGATCACCTTTACATCACTCGCCCCGTGGCCGGGTGACATGGTCTGCGCCGAAGGACGATATGAGGAGTCAGGCAGCGAAAAACGCGCTGCAATCTTCATCGGCCCAGAGTTTGGGACCGTCTCACGCCCCGATCTGGTGGCTGCTGCCCGTGAGGCAGGAGATGCCGGCTTTGATGTTCTCATCGCCTGTGCGTTTAACTACGATGCCCACTCCTCAGAGTTCGACAAACTCGGACGCATCCCAGTTCTCAAGGCGAGGATGAACGCCGATCTGCACATGGCCGATGATCTCAAGAACACTGGCAAGGGTAACCTGTTCGTAATCTTTGGTGAACCTGATATTGATATTCTTGATGCCGAAGACGAACAGATTAAGGTGAAGGTAAACGGCGTTGATGTCTTTCATCCAAATACAGGCGAAGTCCGCAGCGATGGTGCAGAAGGAATCGCCTGTTGGTTCATCGACACGGATTATAACGAAGAAAGCTTCTTCGTCCGCCATGCCTATTTCTTGGGGGCAAATGATCCTTACAAAGCCCTTAAGACTACCCTTAAGGCTGAAATCAACGAAGACGCATGGGCAACCCTGAACAGCGACACCTCCCGCCCGTTTGACAAACCCAAAACCGGCCGCATTGCAGTGAAGGTTATAAACCATTTGGGGGATGAGGTTATGAAGGTGTTTAGGGTTTAA